A genomic stretch from Scomber scombrus chromosome 8, fScoSco1.1, whole genome shotgun sequence includes:
- the LOC133985340 gene encoding protein NLRC3-like: GLQEVLDEHQISLSSTCECVTQGTDEAGSEILLISIFTEVYITEGQSEEVNTQHEVWQLETASKMKTLHDAPIKCQDIFKVLPDQQKHIRVVLMNGVAGVGKTFSVLKFTLDWAQRSENQDISLLILFSFRALNLIKDEQYSLLMLIHVFYPTLQKLIPEKLAVCKVLFIFDGLDESRLSLDFNNSEVVSNVTQKSSVSVLLTNLIKGKLLPSALIWITTRPAAANQIPPSCVDRVTEVRGFTDAQKEEYFRRRFSDEEQSNRVISHIKTSRSLHIMCLIPVFCWITATVLDHMLTSDQRGELPKTLTNMYSHFLLVQTKRKKNKYDERHETIPQELTKADGELLLKLGRLAFEQLEKGNIMFYQEDLEQCGLDVTEALVLSGVCTQIFKRESVIFQKTVYSFVHLSVQEFLAAVYMYHCYINRNTEVLGVFLGKKHSYASLDVFLRRAMLKSLNSKNGHLDLFVRFLHGLSLESNQSLLGSLLGQTKHSPETIQRVINNLKEMNRKDISPDRSINIFHCLMEMNDRSVHQEIQEFLKSENRSKKKLSEIQCSALAYMLQMSEEVLDELDLKKYKTSEEGRWRLIPAVRNCR; the protein is encoded by the coding sequence ggtctgcaggaggttttagatgaacatcagatcagtctgagcagcacatgtgaatgtgtgactcaaggaactgatgaagcaggaagtgaaatcctcctcatcagcatcttcactgaggtctacatcacagagggacagagtgaagaggttaatacccaacatgaggtgtggcagcttgaaacagcttccaagatgaagaccctccatgatgctccaatcaagtgtcaggacatctttaaagtcttacctgaccaacagaaacacatcagagtggttctgatgaacggcgtcgctggtgttggaaaaaccttctcagtgttgaagttcactctggactgggcacagcgctctgaaaaccaagatatcagtcttCTGATTCTGTTCTCGTTCAGGGCGCTGAACctgatcaaagatgagcagtacagtctgctcatgctgatccatgttttctatccaacattacagaagctcattccagagaagctcgctgtctgtaaagttttgttcatctttgacggcctggatgaaagcagactttcactggatttcaacaacagtgaggttGTGTCtaatgtcacacagaagtcatcagtcagcgtgctgttgacaaacctcatcaaggggaagcTGCTTCCATCGGCTCTCATATGGATAACTacccgacctgcagcagccaatcagatccctccttcatgtgtggacagggtaacagaagtacgaggcttcactgacgcccagaaggaggagtacttcaggaggagattcagtgatgaagagcagtccaaCAGagtcatctcacacatcaagacatccaggagcctccacatcatgtgtctcatcccagtcttctgctggatcactgctacagttctggaccacatgttgacttcagaccagagaggagagctgcccaagaccctgactaacatgtactcacacttcctgttggttcagacaaagaggaagaagaacaagtatgatgagAGACATGAGACGATTCCACAGGAGCTGACGAAGGCTGACGGGgaacttcttctgaagctggggaggctggcgtttgaacagctggagaaaggaaacatcatgttctaccaagaagacctggagcagtgtggtcttgatgtcacagaggccttGGTGTTATCAGGAGTTTGTACACAGATattcaaaagagagagtgtgatcttccagaaaacagtctacagctttgttcatctgagtgttcaggagtttctggctgcagtctacatgtaccactgttacatCAACAGGAACACAGAGGTACTGGGGGTCTTCctggggaaaaaacacagttacGCATCTCTGGATGTCTTCCTGAGGAGAGCCATGCTGAAATCTCTGAACagtaaaaatggccacctggacctgttcgTCCgtttccttcatggcctctctctggagtccaaccagagtctcttgGGAAGCCTGCTGGGTCAGACAAAGcacagtccagaaaccatccagagagtcatcaacaacctgaaggaaATGAACAGGAAAgatatctctcctgacagaagtatcaacatcttccactgtctgatggagatgaacgaccgctcagtacatcaggagatccaagagttcctgaagtcagagaacagatcaaAGAAGAAACTCTCTGAGATCCagtgctcagctctggcctacatgctgcagatgtcagaggaggttctggatgagttggacctgaAGAAGTACAAAACATCAGAAGAGGGACGAtggagactgatcccagctgtgaggaactgcaga